A window from Marinagarivorans cellulosilyticus encodes these proteins:
- a CDS encoding TIGR01777 family oxidoreductase, with protein sequence MTTGKHVLIAGGSGFVGQALAKQLNTAGYEVTILSRNPNKARALLPFAQVLSWDQLASGLDTPVAAIINLAGASIAGGRWTASKKERLVSSRIQSTQALVSFCQNAAKVPLVFINASAIGFYGDHGNAVITEETQPNSCFSHRLCYDWEQTLTPLKETTDIRLCIARLGVVLASSGGAFGQMALPFKAKVALQNGDGQQWFSWVALQDVLNALQWMLENELACDTYNVTSPEPVRNTEFTKHLANHFETKVTLKVPAKLLQLALGEMADELILASQRVVPDQLVEEGFRFRHVMLDELLAFSDF encoded by the coding sequence ATGACAACAGGTAAACATGTATTAATCGCCGGTGGCTCTGGTTTTGTCGGCCAGGCGCTGGCTAAACAGTTAAATACTGCGGGTTATGAGGTCACAATACTGTCGCGTAACCCAAATAAAGCAAGGGCGCTTTTGCCTTTTGCGCAGGTGCTGAGTTGGGACCAGCTGGCTTCTGGTCTCGATACCCCTGTTGCGGCTATTATTAATTTGGCTGGAGCATCCATTGCCGGTGGTCGTTGGACGGCGTCAAAGAAAGAGCGTTTAGTTTCTAGCCGTATACAAAGCACCCAGGCGTTAGTCTCGTTTTGCCAGAATGCTGCTAAGGTGCCGCTTGTTTTCATTAATGCATCAGCCATTGGTTTTTACGGTGACCACGGCAATGCGGTAATTACAGAAGAAACCCAGCCTAATTCCTGTTTTTCACATCGACTTTGCTATGACTGGGAGCAAACCTTAACCCCCTTAAAAGAAACCACTGATATCCGCTTGTGTATTGCTCGGCTAGGGGTGGTGCTTGCGTCGTCTGGCGGTGCCTTTGGCCAAATGGCTTTACCCTTTAAAGCGAAGGTTGCCCTGCAAAACGGTGACGGCCAACAATGGTTCTCTTGGGTTGCGTTACAGGATGTCCTGAATGCACTGCAGTGGATGCTTGAAAACGAGCTAGCGTGCGATACTTACAACGTGACCTCGCCCGAGCCAGTTAGGAATACTGAATTTACCAAGCATTTAGCCAATCACTTTGAAACAAAAGTAACATTAAAGGTGCCTGCAAAGTTACTGCAATTAGCGCTAGGTGAAATGGCCGATGAGCTGATATTAGCTAGTCAGCGCGTGGTACCTGATCAGTTAGTCGAGGAGGGCTTCAGGTTTCGGCATGTCATGCTCGACGAGCTTTTAGCATTCAGTGACTTTTAG
- a CDS encoding efflux RND transporter periplasmic adaptor subunit, whose product MKKFFWLLFTVALLGLFAWTTFFLYQKSQEAPVVYEMATPLTTDIFSKTVATGNIKPRKEIEVKSKVSGVVEQIFVEAGDEIKKGDLIARIELVPDVEYLRNAESNVEKARLNYLNASRDYERQKKLYAKALISEFEYNKTKLQFDLAKEVMEATEDNVALIKEGVSKYGGKVSNLVYATATGILLAIPVKPGTFVIESNTFNAGTTIAQIANMDDMIFEGQIDESEVGKLEVGMPLTLHIGALNERSFGAELEFIAPKGTDQQGTIKFEIRAAIKLQDGVFLRAGYSANAEIVLDERRQVLAINEGNLLIENDETFVEVATGEQIFEKRKVTTGLSDGINVEILSGIELSTKIKKRY is encoded by the coding sequence ATGAAAAAGTTTTTTTGGCTACTTTTTACTGTGGCCTTATTGGGGCTGTTTGCATGGACAACATTTTTTTTGTACCAAAAATCGCAGGAAGCCCCTGTTGTATACGAGATGGCAACGCCTTTGACGACCGATATTTTCTCTAAAACTGTTGCCACCGGTAATATTAAACCCCGTAAAGAAATTGAGGTGAAATCAAAAGTTTCTGGCGTGGTGGAGCAAATTTTTGTTGAAGCTGGTGATGAGATTAAAAAAGGAGATCTCATTGCACGCATTGAATTGGTGCCGGATGTTGAGTACTTACGCAATGCGGAATCGAATGTTGAAAAAGCCCGCTTGAACTACCTTAATGCAAGCCGCGATTACGAGCGTCAAAAAAAGCTTTATGCAAAAGCGTTGATCTCGGAATTTGAATACAACAAAACGAAGCTACAGTTTGACTTGGCAAAAGAGGTGATGGAAGCCACCGAGGATAATGTCGCGTTAATTAAAGAAGGGGTTAGTAAATACGGCGGTAAAGTTTCTAACCTTGTTTATGCGACGGCTACGGGGATTTTACTGGCAATTCCGGTTAAGCCGGGCACATTTGTTATTGAAAGTAATACTTTTAATGCCGGTACTACCATTGCACAAATTGCCAATATGGACGACATGATTTTTGAAGGGCAAATTGACGAATCAGAAGTGGGGAAATTGGAAGTGGGCATGCCTCTCACTTTGCATATAGGTGCTTTAAACGAGCGTAGTTTTGGTGCTGAATTAGAGTTTATTGCCCCTAAGGGTACCGATCAGCAGGGTACTATCAAATTCGAAATTCGAGCGGCTATAAAGTTGCAAGATGGTGTCTTTTTGCGCGCAGGTTATAGTGCGAACGCTGAAATTGTTTTGGATGAACGTCGACAGGTGCTTGCAATTAACGAAGGTAATCTATTGATCGAAAACGATGAAACCTTCGTAGAAGTTGCCACGGGTGAGCAAATATTTGAAAAGCGTAAAGTTACGACAGGGTTGTCGGACGGCATTAATGTCGAGATTCTTTCAGGGATTGAACTAAGCACAAAGATTAAAAAACGCTATTGA
- the thiE gene encoding thiamine phosphate synthase, whose protein sequence is MLYAITDDTLMPGDLLISQSEAALKGGCQWLQYRNKSANQEQRLADAKKLRQLCEYYNAKLIINDDVVLAQRVSAHGVHLGQGDGSVCQARELLGETAIIGVTCHDQLSLAKQAIADGASYVAFGRFFPSQTKPNAKAAPLTLLTQAQVLNIPITAIGGITLNNAASVIDAGASAIAVCHSLFACDDVEARAKDFCRLFSA, encoded by the coding sequence ATGCTTTACGCGATTACTGACGACACCCTTATGCCCGGCGACTTACTCATAAGTCAATCTGAAGCCGCCCTCAAAGGGGGCTGCCAATGGCTGCAATACCGCAACAAAAGCGCAAACCAAGAACAACGCCTTGCCGATGCTAAAAAGCTGCGCCAGCTTTGCGAATATTACAATGCAAAATTAATCATCAACGATGATGTCGTACTTGCTCAGCGAGTAAGCGCCCACGGAGTACACTTAGGCCAAGGCGACGGCAGCGTTTGCCAAGCGCGCGAGCTGTTGGGCGAAACCGCCATTATCGGCGTGACCTGCCACGATCAATTATCGCTAGCCAAGCAAGCAATAGCCGATGGCGCCAGCTATGTGGCTTTTGGGCGATTTTTCCCCTCACAAACAAAACCTAACGCCAAAGCCGCCCCGCTAACGCTACTTACGCAAGCACAAGTACTGAATATTCCGATAACGGCTATTGGCGGCATTACACTCAACAATGCCGCCAGCGTAATTGACGCTGGTGCCTCGGCTATTGCGGTATGTCACAGTTTATTTGCCTGCGACGATGTCGAGGCCCGTGCGAAGGACTTTTGCCGCCTCTTTAGCGCATAA
- a CDS encoding ABC transporter ATP-binding protein, whose product MIELNNVHKYYGEKSSRLHVLKGIKARVETGEMVSIMGSSGSGKSTLLNILGLLDTYDEGSYKLGDVTISAKLPEVKAAQLRNQFIGFVFQSFNLLPFKNATENVALPLYYQKVSRKERNRRANALLEMVGLGDRAGHMPNEMSGGQKQRVAIARALITDPKIILADEPTGALDSSTTNDIMAVFKEVHSTGKTIVIVTHEHDIAEQTERLIWLKDGRVEDANLKVQG is encoded by the coding sequence ATGATAGAACTTAATAATGTCCATAAATATTATGGCGAAAAATCTAGCCGTTTACATGTTCTTAAGGGAATTAAAGCCCGCGTAGAGACTGGTGAAATGGTATCCATTATGGGGTCCTCTGGGTCGGGTAAATCAACCTTGTTGAACATCCTTGGCTTGCTTGATACCTATGATGAAGGCTCGTATAAGCTGGGAGATGTGACTATTTCGGCCAAGCTCCCTGAGGTCAAAGCCGCGCAATTGCGCAATCAATTTATTGGCTTTGTTTTTCAGTCTTTTAATTTGCTGCCGTTTAAAAATGCGACTGAAAATGTAGCCTTGCCGCTGTATTACCAAAAAGTTAGCCGTAAAGAGCGCAACCGGCGAGCAAACGCGTTGCTGGAGATGGTGGGGCTTGGTGATCGTGCAGGGCATATGCCCAATGAAATGTCCGGCGGGCAAAAACAGCGTGTCGCGATTGCGCGTGCATTAATTACCGACCCTAAAATTATACTGGCAGATGAGCCTACAGGGGCATTAGACAGTTCAACGACGAACGACATTATGGCCGTTTTTAAAGAGGTACACAGTACGGGTAAGACTATCGTCATTGTTACCCACGAGCACGATATTGCCGAGCAAACCGAGCGGCTTATTTGGTTGAAAGATGGTCGCGTAGAAGATGCCAATCTTAAAGTGCAAGGCTAA
- a CDS encoding DUF4136 domain-containing protein, with protein MKLSLLSVRSLQAVLVFAAVFLVGCASGPKIHSVYEKGINFSEYKTFAFLDSVEPAGEQAYRSLTNKYLQEAIRKELTSRGLTEQKGGDLLVGFHVSTKEKITSTSSPSMNAGYYGYRGRYGYSYGMGYGTETRVSQYTEGTLNIDVVDANQKQLVWEGVAVGKLKEPKENKLRGDIHAVVQQIFMEYPVAAPMVVNQ; from the coding sequence ATGAAGCTATCGTTGTTGTCTGTGCGCTCGTTGCAAGCGGTATTAGTCTTTGCTGCCGTTTTTCTCGTGGGTTGTGCCAGTGGCCCCAAAATACACTCGGTGTATGAAAAGGGAATTAATTTTAGCGAGTACAAAACATTTGCTTTTCTTGATTCGGTGGAACCCGCAGGAGAACAGGCTTATCGCTCGTTAACCAATAAATACCTTCAAGAAGCGATCCGCAAAGAGCTGACTTCACGCGGTTTGACCGAGCAAAAAGGTGGCGATTTGTTAGTGGGGTTTCACGTTAGCACAAAAGAAAAAATTACTTCGACGTCCTCGCCCTCAATGAATGCAGGCTATTACGGCTACCGCGGCCGTTATGGCTATAGTTACGGCATGGGTTACGGCACAGAGACTCGTGTTAGCCAATATACCGAAGGTACGTTGAATATTGATGTAGTCGATGCCAACCAAAAGCAATTAGTGTGGGAAGGCGTTGCCGTGGGCAAGCTAAAAGAGCCAAAAGAAAATAAGCTGCGCGGTGATATTCATGCTGTAGTTCAGCAAATTTTTATGGAATACCCTGTTGCCGCGCCAATGGTTGTTAACCAGTAA
- a CDS encoding bifunctional hydroxymethylpyrimidine kinase/phosphomethylpyrimidine kinase, whose translation MDTTPPVILSFAPHDPAGRSGLQAIAEVIASLGGHCASVATALCASSSSDERELIAVDSNLLIQQARSVLEDMPVAAIYVSYAGSVANLEAIHSILEDYPQIPVISAAALQYWDNNSQAIADYPNACSELLIPTSKLLICDNTQTPLLTSHAPVTEGLIHQLFACNCDYVLSYQCSKSSRSFEYTLYDEDTILSTYNWQAGCCQPQSSAVEDILSAAIASYVAHGSSVETAVQEGLKFASQAAAHARRIGFDTPIPNRFFWAEAINAKR comes from the coding sequence ATGGACACTACACCACCAGTCATCTTAAGTTTTGCCCCACACGACCCTGCAGGGCGCAGTGGCTTACAAGCCATAGCTGAAGTTATCGCGTCACTAGGTGGCCACTGCGCCTCTGTGGCAACGGCACTGTGTGCCAGCAGCAGTAGCGACGAACGCGAATTGATTGCTGTCGACAGTAACCTGCTAATCCAACAAGCTCGCTCGGTGCTTGAGGACATGCCGGTTGCCGCCATTTATGTAAGCTATGCGGGCTCTGTTGCCAACTTAGAGGCCATTCACTCTATTTTAGAGGACTACCCTCAAATTCCTGTTATTAGCGCAGCAGCATTGCAGTACTGGGACAACAACTCGCAAGCCATTGCCGACTATCCCAACGCATGCTCAGAGCTACTTATCCCCACCAGCAAACTGCTCATTTGCGACAACACCCAAACCCCACTATTAACTTCACATGCACCTGTGACAGAGGGTTTGATTCACCAGTTATTTGCCTGCAACTGCGATTACGTACTTAGCTACCAGTGCAGCAAAAGCAGCCGCAGCTTTGAATACACACTGTATGACGAAGATACCATCCTAAGCACTTACAATTGGCAAGCCGGTTGCTGCCAACCACAGTCATCAGCGGTAGAAGACATCCTTTCAGCAGCCATTGCCTCTTACGTAGCGCATGGCAGCTCGGTAGAAACCGCTGTTCAAGAGGGGTTGAAGTTTGCCAGCCAAGCTGCCGCACACGCTCGCAGAATTGGCTTTGATACCCCCATACCCAACCGTTTTTTTTGGGCCGAAGCCATCAACGCAAAACGATAG
- the hemL gene encoding glutamate-1-semialdehyde 2,1-aminomutase, with product MNPLFDQAKTVIPGGVNSPVRAFKAVGGEPIFIERAEGAYLFDSNGKRYIDYVLSWGPMIAGHNHPDVLNAVIEKAQLGLSFGAPTEIETTLAKEVIKLVPSLEKVRFVSSGTEATMSAIRLARGYTGRDKIVKFEGCYHGHSDSLLVKAGSGALTFGVPSSPGVPASIADHTITLSYNNADQVREAFKEAGEQIACIIVEPVAGNMNCIPPEPGFLETLREVCDEYGTVLIFDEVMTGFRFGTGGVQGFTGITPDLTCLGKVIGGGMPVGAFGGKTEIMDYIAPVGPVYQAGTLSGNPVSMAAGLAMMKLVQADGFYESLFAKTEKIAQGIQAVANEAGIPFTVNHTGSMWGGFFTEEPKVSNYQQVMACNNEQFNAFFHGMLEGGVNLAPASYEAAFMSTAHSDADIEETLDIARKVFKTL from the coding sequence ATGAACCCATTATTTGATCAAGCTAAAACAGTTATCCCTGGCGGTGTTAACTCACCGGTTCGCGCCTTTAAAGCCGTCGGTGGCGAGCCCATTTTTATCGAGCGCGCAGAGGGCGCCTACTTATTCGATAGCAACGGCAAACGTTATATCGATTACGTTTTATCTTGGGGCCCCATGATCGCCGGCCACAACCACCCCGATGTACTCAATGCCGTTATCGAAAAAGCCCAACTTGGCTTAAGCTTCGGCGCCCCCACCGAAATCGAAACCACCCTAGCAAAAGAAGTTATTAAGCTGGTCCCAAGCCTAGAAAAAGTACGCTTTGTCAGCTCGGGTACAGAAGCCACCATGAGCGCGATTCGTTTGGCGCGTGGCTATACTGGGCGCGACAAAATCGTAAAATTCGAAGGCTGCTATCACGGGCACTCGGACTCCCTATTAGTCAAAGCCGGTTCTGGCGCCCTCACCTTTGGTGTGCCAAGCTCGCCCGGTGTACCCGCCAGCATAGCCGACCACACAATCACCCTTAGCTACAACAATGCCGATCAAGTACGCGAGGCCTTTAAAGAGGCTGGCGAGCAAATTGCCTGCATTATTGTTGAGCCCGTAGCAGGCAATATGAACTGCATTCCACCAGAGCCAGGTTTTCTCGAAACCTTACGTGAAGTGTGCGACGAGTACGGCACCGTATTAATTTTTGATGAAGTTATGACCGGCTTTAGATTTGGCACCGGCGGCGTTCAAGGCTTTACCGGCATTACCCCCGACCTTACCTGTTTAGGTAAAGTGATTGGCGGCGGCATGCCCGTAGGCGCGTTTGGCGGTAAAACTGAAATTATGGATTACATTGCACCGGTAGGGCCGGTTTATCAAGCGGGGACGCTATCTGGCAACCCTGTATCGATGGCCGCAGGTTTAGCCATGATGAAACTCGTACAAGCCGATGGTTTTTACGAAAGCCTTTTCGCTAAGACCGAAAAAATAGCGCAAGGCATACAAGCGGTTGCCAACGAAGCGGGCATCCCTTTTACCGTAAACCATACCGGTAGCATGTGGGGAGGCTTTTTTACAGAAGAGCCCAAGGTCAGCAATTACCAGCAAGTAATGGCCTGCAATAACGAACAATTTAATGCGTTTTTCCACGGTATGCTAGAAGGCGGCGTAAACCTTGCGCCAGCGTCCTACGAGGCCGCTTTTATGAGTACAGCGCACAGCGATGCCGATATAGAAGAAACACTCGACATAGCACGTAAAGTCTTCAAAACCCTGTAA
- a CDS encoding ABC transporter permease, whose amino-acid sequence MSWDALQEILFTLKQNSLRTFLTGFGVFWGIFMLVLLLGAGEGLKHGMEESFSSDVRNSMWINAWKTSVPYKGLAHGRSIQLTEDDVGALRKGVPEIEMIAAEQAMGSVWRGDIYITYKQKSGNFSVFGVGDGYFKIKKFQDYYHGRRLNDFDEEESRKVVVIGTRVAERLFDPGINPVGLQIAINGVSVKIVGVFYDSGWEGRMSERIYMPLAAYQKTFGRGKDIGVIGLYPKAGSDNNVIAEKVLKILKERHHVAPSDTSAIRLFDLAKQSADVNNTFSAISLFIWFVGLGTLMAGIVGISNIMIISVKERTREIGIRKALGAPPGEIIRTIMSESLLVTIFAGYIGLVFSVGLLELFNLFVQKAGASMPYFSRPEVDISVALVALFILVAVGAVAGIIPAWHAARVSPIEAMREES is encoded by the coding sequence ATGAGCTGGGATGCACTACAAGAAATACTCTTTACCTTAAAACAAAATAGCTTAAGAACCTTTCTTACCGGTTTTGGCGTGTTTTGGGGCATCTTTATGTTGGTGTTGTTACTCGGCGCCGGTGAAGGGTTAAAGCATGGCATGGAAGAAAGCTTCAGTAGTGATGTGCGTAATTCCATGTGGATTAATGCCTGGAAGACATCTGTACCTTATAAGGGGCTTGCCCACGGGCGTAGTATTCAGCTTACCGAAGATGACGTTGGCGCTTTGAGAAAGGGTGTGCCAGAAATAGAAATGATTGCAGCCGAGCAAGCGATGGGGTCTGTATGGCGTGGCGATATTTATATTACCTATAAACAAAAGTCAGGTAACTTTTCTGTTTTTGGAGTGGGCGACGGATACTTTAAAATTAAAAAATTCCAAGATTATTATCACGGCCGGCGCTTAAATGATTTTGATGAAGAGGAATCACGCAAGGTCGTGGTTATTGGTACTCGCGTAGCTGAGCGACTATTTGATCCAGGCATTAACCCTGTTGGCCTTCAAATAGCCATTAATGGCGTCAGCGTTAAAATTGTAGGTGTGTTTTACGATTCTGGCTGGGAAGGCCGGATGAGCGAGCGTATTTACATGCCGCTAGCGGCATACCAAAAGACTTTTGGCCGAGGTAAAGATATCGGCGTTATTGGTTTGTACCCTAAAGCGGGTAGTGATAACAACGTTATTGCTGAAAAAGTGCTTAAAATCTTAAAAGAGCGCCATCACGTCGCCCCTTCAGATACCTCTGCTATTCGACTTTTTGATTTAGCAAAACAAAGTGCAGATGTGAATAATACATTCAGTGCAATTAGTTTATTTATTTGGTTTGTCGGTTTGGGAACGCTAATGGCGGGCATTGTCGGTATCAGCAATATTATGATTATCTCTGTGAAAGAGAGAACGCGTGAAATTGGTATTCGCAAAGCACTAGGCGCTCCACCAGGAGAAATCATCCGCACAATTATGAGTGAGTCGCTACTGGTGACCATTTTTGCGGGGTATATCGGCTTAGTATTCTCCGTCGGGTTGTTGGAGTTATTTAATCTGTTTGTGCAGAAAGCCGGCGCCAGTATGCCGTATTTTTCGCGGCCAGAGGTGGATATTAGTGTTGCGTTAGTCGCACTTTTTATTTTAGTCGCTGTTGGTGCTGTTGCAGGTATTATTCCCGCGTGGCATGCCGCTCGAGTTTCACCGATTGAAGCCATGCGGGAAGAGAGCTAG
- a CDS encoding ABC transporter permease, with the protein MLDLDRWQEIAHTLGRHKLRTTLTAFGVFWGIFMLVLLLGAGNSLKQDALSRFGASTNTIYLWAGRPTQLPYQGFAKGRRVGLNISDRDYLRQNLHGAELVLEQNQLGGWQADQYIVRNGKSGSYQTTGAHAETALLEGFVAIKGRFLNVLDYTERRKVAVIGDEVYSDLFDKDEDPIGQSLEIGGLYFKIVGVFAPSIPSENTRRDSQSIRIPNSTLRHAFNQLGWIGSMRIKPKEGVSAIALEQQALSLLKELHHIHPDEKAAIGHYNSEKDYLKVMSLFTGLQAFSWFVAIGTLLAGVIGVGNIMLIVVKERTREIGLRKALGATRWSVLSLIIQEALVITTLAGYTGLVAGVAMLELFSSIIEAGGIPGFGVPSIDFSTALSALAILVFSGLLAAWLPARKAAAVNPITALQDD; encoded by the coding sequence ATGTTGGATCTTGATCGCTGGCAAGAAATTGCACACACGTTAGGGCGCCACAAGCTGCGCACCACACTTACTGCCTTCGGTGTTTTCTGGGGGATTTTTATGCTTGTCCTTTTATTGGGGGCAGGCAATAGCTTAAAACAAGATGCGCTGAGTCGTTTTGGCGCTAGCACAAATACCATTTACCTTTGGGCCGGGCGCCCCACACAATTGCCTTATCAAGGGTTTGCTAAGGGACGTCGGGTTGGTTTAAATATTAGCGATCGCGATTATCTTCGGCAGAATTTGCACGGTGCTGAACTCGTCCTAGAGCAAAACCAATTAGGCGGCTGGCAGGCAGACCAATACATTGTGCGCAACGGTAAAAGTGGGTCTTATCAAACAACAGGTGCACACGCCGAAACAGCCTTGCTAGAGGGCTTTGTTGCCATTAAAGGGCGTTTTTTGAATGTGTTGGATTACACCGAGCGCCGTAAAGTTGCAGTGATTGGTGATGAGGTTTATAGCGATCTATTTGATAAAGATGAAGATCCCATTGGGCAAAGCTTAGAAATTGGCGGCTTATATTTTAAAATTGTAGGCGTGTTTGCTCCAAGTATTCCCAGTGAAAATACCCGTCGAGATTCACAAAGCATCCGCATTCCTAATAGTACATTGCGTCACGCATTTAACCAGCTGGGCTGGATTGGCAGTATGCGTATTAAGCCCAAAGAGGGCGTCTCTGCCATTGCGTTGGAGCAACAGGCGTTAAGCTTGTTAAAGGAACTGCACCATATTCACCCCGATGAAAAGGCAGCGATAGGGCATTACAATTCTGAAAAAGATTATTTGAAAGTTATGTCGTTGTTTACTGGGCTGCAGGCATTCAGTTGGTTTGTGGCTATTGGCACGTTGTTAGCGGGCGTTATTGGTGTTGGTAATATCATGTTGATTGTCGTTAAAGAGCGCACCCGTGAAATAGGTTTAAGGAAGGCCCTTGGGGCTACGCGCTGGTCTGTTCTGAGTTTAATTATTCAAGAGGCTCTGGTGATTACAACACTGGCAGGCTATACCGGCTTAGTTGCTGGTGTTGCTATGCTCGAATTATTTTCAAGTATTATTGAGGCCGGTGGTATTCCAGGTTTTGGTGTACCGTCTATCGATTTTTCTACGGCGTTATCGGCGTTGGCAATTTTAGTTTTTTCGGGTTTGCTTGCAGCATGGTTACCTGCGCGCAAAGCGGCTGCAGTAAACCCTATTACCGCACTACAGGATGATTAA
- a CDS encoding YigZ family protein produces the protein MSTYQTIAAPSQFHYEEKRSEFIAFIFPVTNREAALEHLDTLKMKYPDARHYCWAYLIGNPQQPLTAAFNDDGEPSGTAGKPMLHVLTQRGAGDCCAVVVRYFGGIKLGAGGLVRAYGQAVSKALDEAQWVDVVPMQRIIVIAPYEDEPHIRHFLSLYQGTIIEQNYSDTVSLTIELASSSAATFSKEVVQKTAGRAHCKKP, from the coding sequence ATGAGCACTTATCAAACCATTGCAGCGCCCAGCCAATTTCACTATGAAGAAAAACGCAGCGAGTTTATAGCATTTATTTTCCCAGTGACCAATCGCGAAGCCGCGCTAGAACACCTAGATACACTAAAAATGAAATACCCCGATGCCCGCCATTACTGCTGGGCCTACCTTATTGGCAACCCTCAACAACCGCTTACAGCGGCCTTTAATGACGATGGCGAGCCCTCTGGCACAGCCGGCAAACCCATGCTTCATGTACTTACACAGCGCGGCGCAGGAGACTGCTGCGCCGTAGTTGTACGTTATTTTGGCGGGATAAAACTTGGGGCTGGTGGCTTAGTCCGCGCATACGGTCAAGCTGTATCAAAAGCGCTGGACGAAGCACAATGGGTTGATGTCGTCCCTATGCAACGCATTATTGTTATAGCCCCTTACGAAGACGAACCCCACATCCGACATTTTTTAAGCTTGTACCAAGGCACCATAATTGAGCAAAACTACAGTGATACTGTGAGTTTGACCATTGAGCTAGCCAGCAGCTCAGCAGCAACATTCAGCAAAGAAGTCGTGCAAAAAACAGCGGGCCGAGCGCACTGCAAAAAACCTTAA